Below is a genomic region from Fusobacterium nucleatum.
CTTACATAGCCATCTTCCAAAGGTTGTCTTAATGCTTCTAAGACAGAATGTTTAAACTCACTCATTTCATCAAGTATTAAAATTCCATTACTTGCTAAACTTATTTCACCTGGTAAAGCTTTCTTTCCTCCACCCACCATAGCTGCAAGTGTTGTACTGTGATGTGGCATTCTTACAGGTCTTTTTGATATTATTGGATTTTTTTCAGATAATTCTCCTGCTACACTATATATCTTTGTGCTTTCAATAATTTCACTTTCAGTCATTTCTGGAAGTATGCCTATCATTCTTTTAGCAAGCATAGATTTTCCAGAACCAGGGCTACCTATTAAAAGTATATTATGCCCTCCTGCTGCTGAAATTTCCATTGCTCTTTTTGCAAAATATTGACCTTTAACATCAGAAAAATCTAAAATATCTTCTTCTGTTTTAACTAAATTTATTTTTTCAAATTCTAACTTAATACCATTTTCTATAAAATTTATAACATCATATACATTTTTAACGGCAACTATATCCACACCATCTATTAAACTTGCTTCATTTCTATTTTCATAAGGGACTACTATTCCTTTAAAACCTTTTTCCTTAGCAAGAATCACACTATTTATTGTTCCACTCACACCTTTTACTTCTCCATCTAAGGATAATTCACCAACAAAAAGATAATCTTTAAATATGTCTCTTTTATCTTTTAAAAGTTTCATCTCTAGAATTATACCCAAAGCTATTGGTAAATCAAACTGTGCTCCTTCTTTTTTAATACCTGCTGGGGATAAATTAACAACTATCTTTTGAGGTATTATCTCATAATTAGAATTTTTCAAAGCTGCTTTTACTCTAAACTTACTTTCAAGTATAGCTGTATCTCCCATTCCAACTATTGAAAACATAGGTAAACCTCTTGAAATATCAACTTCTACTTCAACTAAATATGATTCTAATCCTAGATAGCTACTTGTAAAAATCTTTTTCTTCATAATTTACTCTCCCCTTTTTCTTATTCTTTACTTTTCCTCTAAATAGTGTTATAATACTTCACCTAATGAACTTTATGGAGGAAAACGATGTCAACTATTGGTGTGTTAGTAACAGCCTTAGCACTTTCTATGGATGCTATGTCCCTTTCTATTTATCAAGGAATAGCCTCAACAGAATCTCAAAAGAAACAAAATTTTTTAAAAATTGTATTAACTTTTGGAATTTTCCAATTTGCTATGGCATTAGTGGGTTCATTATCAGGAACTTTATTCATACACTATATCTCATTATACTCAAAATATGTTTCATTTGCTATATTTTTATTTTTAGGACTTATGATGTTAAAAGAAGCCTTAAAAAAAGAGGAAATGGAATATGATGAAAAATATTTAGATTTTAAAACTTTGATTATAATGGGAATTGCTACAAGTTTGGATGCATTGTTGGTTGGATTAACATTTTCAATTCTACCTTTTTACCAAACTTTTTTATATACAATTGAAATTGGAGTTGTAACTGCTATAATAGCTGGTTTAGGCTTTATATTAGGAGATAAATTTGGAAATATCTTAGGACAAAAATCTCATTTTTTAGGAGCTGCTTTATTAATCTTTTTATCTATAAATATTTTATTATAATATATATTGACTTTCAAAATATATAGTGTATAATAATAGTATAAAATAAAGTAGCTAAAAAATTGGGGTGAAAATTATGGATACTTATAAAAACTATAATAGAGAAGAATTTAATAGAATTTTAAATGGAAAAATAACAAGAAAATTAATAATTACAGCTACTATATTGGCTGGATTAGGAATATTAAATAAAACACTTTAAGAGTTTTTAATTAATAATTAAGTAAAAAGGAACTATTAAATAGTTCCTTTATTTTTTACTTTTTTCTATATTTGCCAAAATACCATTTATAAACTCATAAGACTTTTCATTTCCATATTCTTTTGCTAATTCAACTATCTCATTAGCAATAACTTCAATAGGAGCATTTTTAAATATAAATTCATAAGTTGCTACTATCAATAAAGCTCTTTCAACTATTCCTATTCTTTCATAAGCCCAGTTTTTAGTATTTTTTTTTATAATATCTTTGATGTCTTCATAGTTTTCTGCTATTCCATTTATAGAATTTCTTATAAACTCCAATTGATTTTCATTTAAGGTAGCTACAAATTCTTCATCATTCTGTAAATATATATCAAAATTTTGTTTTAGCTCATCAGAACTTGATTCAGTTACCTCAGTTTCAAAGACTAACTTGAATACTTTTTCTCTTGCTAATCTTATTCCACCTTTTGCTTTTTTTTTGTGTTCTTCAAAATTTTTATTCATTTGATTAATCCTCTTTTAATCTTTTTAAAACAGTTCTTTTTATTCCTTGTGTAAATGAAGAATCTCCTAGTTTATAACCTACAAAAGCAAAAGCAAACACAATAATAGCTTTTAAAATTCCATATTTAATCACTGTAAGTCCAACTATAAAACCTAAAACAGCTCCACAAACTTTTCTCCAATTATTAATAATCTTTTCTAATAGAACTTCTAAAATATTATCTGGCATCAATCACTCACCTCTACATCCTCACTAACTTCATCATTATCAGGGATATCAGAAGTTTCTTTAAATGTTTCTGTTTGTCTAACTCCTTCTCTTACTTCAAGTTTAGAAATATTAACTACAACTTTATTTACTTCAACTCCAATATTTTCACCTAAATCTCTTTTAATTAGACTTTGAAGCTGAGCTATTTTGTCAGCTATATTAATTTTAGCTAATAGCTCACATTTAACATAAATTAAAAATTTATTTCCTTTCAATTCACTTGTTGTCTTTATTCCTGTAATATCTGGATCTTTTCTTAATAAATCACTTACATAATTGTTAATTGTAGCTCTTGTTATTTTTAATGTTCCATTTTCAGTTTTTCTTTCATAATCTTTTTTTCTTTCAAAAAGGCTAACAAACTTATACAAACATATAATAAGATATAAAGAAGCTAAGACAAGTATAACCATTTTGTATTCAAATGTAGTTATATCTTCTATATAAGGATTATCATAGAAAATTTGACCAGGTAAAAGTACATAGTTTAAACTTATTAAGCATATTAAAAATATTCCCACCCAAGCAAAGAAAAATATTATTTTTTTAAACATATATACACCACCTAAATTAATCTTCAAATTCTTCAGTTGTTTCTTCTATTTCTTCCATTTTTACATTTTGTACATAAACATTAACTTCAACAACTTTTAATCCACTTAAACTAGATACAGCTTCTAAAATTGCTTTTTGAACTTCTTCTGCAACTTCTACAATTTTATATCCATATTTAATAACTAAATAAACTTCTATACTACATTCTACTTCTCCAACTTCAACTTTAACCCCATTAGTTGGTCTTTTCTTTCCTAACATTTTA
It encodes:
- a CDS encoding Asp23/Gls24 family envelope stress response protein, yielding MSELGNIRIADDVVKTIAAKAAIDVEGVYKLAGGVVDEVSKMLGKKRPTNGVKVEVGEVECSIEVYLVIKYGYKIVEVAEEVQKAILEAVSSLSGLKVVEVNVYVQNVKMEEIEETTEEFED
- a CDS encoding YifB family Mg chelatase-like AAA ATPase codes for the protein MKKKIFTSSYLGLESYLVEVEVDISRGLPMFSIVGMGDTAILESKFRVKAALKNSNYEIIPQKIVVNLSPAGIKKEGAQFDLPIALGIILEMKLLKDKRDIFKDYLFVGELSLDGEVKGVSGTINSVILAKEKGFKGIVVPYENRNEASLIDGVDIVAVKNVYDVINFIENGIKLEFEKINLVKTEEDILDFSDVKGQYFAKRAMEISAAGGHNILLIGSPGSGKSMLAKRMIGILPEMTESEIIESTKIYSVAGELSEKNPIISKRPVRMPHHSTTLAAMVGGGKKALPGEISLASNGILILDEMSEFKHSVLEALRQPLEDGYVSITRAMYRVEFKTNFLLVGTSNPCPCGNLYEGNCKCSATEIERYTKKLSGPILDRIDLVIQIKRLSEEELVNDKKEENSADIRKRVIKAREIQTKRYGEAKTNSKMSQEELKKYCIIKEEDKRFLISALENLQISARVYDKILKIARTIADLEGEEEISRKHLLEAISFKKKM
- the amaP gene encoding alkaline shock response membrane anchor protein AmaP, with protein sequence MFKKIIFFFAWVGIFLICLISLNYVLLPGQIFYDNPYIEDITTFEYKMVILVLASLYLIICLYKFVSLFERKKDYERKTENGTLKITRATINNYVSDLLRKDPDITGIKTTSELKGNKFLIYVKCELLAKINIADKIAQLQSLIKRDLGENIGVEVNKVVVNISKLEVREGVRQTETFKETSDIPDNDEVSEDVEVSD
- the nusB gene encoding transcription antitermination factor NusB; this translates as MNKNFEEHKKKAKGGIRLAREKVFKLVFETEVTESSSDELKQNFDIYLQNDEEFVATLNENQLEFIRNSINGIAENYEDIKDIIKKNTKNWAYERIGIVERALLIVATYEFIFKNAPIEVIANEIVELAKEYGNEKSYEFINGILANIEKSKK
- a CDS encoding DUF2273 domain-containing protein, coding for MPDNILEVLLEKIINNWRKVCGAVLGFIVGLTVIKYGILKAIIVFAFAFVGYKLGDSSFTQGIKRTVLKRLKED
- a CDS encoding manganese efflux pump MntP family protein produces the protein MSTIGVLVTALALSMDAMSLSIYQGIASTESQKKQNFLKIVLTFGIFQFAMALVGSLSGTLFIHYISLYSKYVSFAIFLFLGLMMLKEALKKEEMEYDEKYLDFKTLIIMGIATSLDALLVGLTFSILPFYQTFLYTIEIGVVTAIIAGLGFILGDKFGNILGQKSHFLGAALLIFLSINILL